A region of the Candidatus Taylorbacteria bacterium genome:
TTGAGGGTGTAGCTTCAATAAAATCATCTCCCCAAAGCACGAGGAAAGGCTCATTTCCGATGATTTCTCGCGCGTTCCAAATCGGGGTCGCATTGCCGAGAGGACCCTTTTGTCTCACGTAGAAAAAGTTTGCGAGGTTCGCAATTCTTCGAATTTCTTCAAGTGCCTCGTGCTTGCCAGACTCCTCGAGCCTTTTTTCGAGCTCAAAGGGATAGTCGAAGTGATCCTCAATGCTCCGCTTGCTCCATCCGGTAACGATGATGATGTCCTCGATGCCTGCGGAAACCGCATCCTCGACGACATATTGAATAATCGGCTTATCCACGATAGGGAGCATTTCCTTAGGCTGGGCTTTGGTGGCGGGAAGGAATCGCGTCCCATATCCCGCGGCGGGAATGATTGCTTTTCTTATTTTTTTCATGGTTATCAGTATACTATTTTTTTAAAAAAAATGTAATACCAATATACCAATGAAGAAATACACAAATGAATACTAATAATCATATTTCTTGATTTATTATTTGTAGCCATTAGTATATTAGGTAACTATTAGTATATTGGTATACTCATACGTATATGAAACTCGGCTATATCGGTCTCGGCAAAATGGGTTACAACATGGTTTTGCGTCTGCACGAGAAAGGGCATGAGGTTTTGGCATACAACAGAAGCGCGGAACCGCGGGAAAAAATAGAAAAAGAAATCGGTATTAAAACAACGGACTCGCTTTCGTCGTTTAAAAATCTACCATCGCCTCGCCTCATCTGGCTCATGGTGCCTGAAGTGGCGGAGGATGAAATAGTAAAGGAACTTACTCTGATTTTAGAAAAGGGAGATACGATAATTGACGGCGGAAATTCATTTTATAAAAATACCATTCGGCGAGGGGAGATGCTCGACACATATGGAATACATTTTCTCGACGCGGGAGTAAGTGGAGGACCGCGAGGAGCAAGAGAGGGCGCGTGCATTATGATTGGGGGAGATAAAGAAAAGTTTAAGGAACTCCAAAGTCTCTTTGCCGACCTCTCGCTTCCGAAGGCGTATCGCTTTTTCGGTTCTCACGGAGCCGGGCATTTTACGAAGATGGTTCATAACGGCATTGAATACGGAATGATGCAAGCTATCGCCGAGGGTTTTGCTGTGCTCAAAAAGTCTGATTTTAATTTGAATCTTAAAGAGGTTGCCGATTTATACAATAACGGGAGCGTCATCGAGTCTCGTCTTGTGGGCTGGCTTGCGTCCGGATACAAAAAATATGGAGAAGATTTGCAAGACGTCTCTTCGGAAGTCGCGCATACTGGGGAGGGGAAATGGACTGTGGAAACAGCAAAGGAACTCAATATCCCAACCCCTATTATCGAGGGAGCTTACGCGTTTCGCCTGAAATCAAAAGAAAAGCCGAGCTATATCGGGAAAGTCCTCTCAACGCTTCGCAATCAATTTGGCGGGCATTCATTGAAGTAGAATAGGGATTATAGAATCTGGAAAGTCGCCTTCTTCTTTTTGAAAGAAGAAGAAGGCGACTTTTTCATAGAGGATTCAGCCGATTCTGATGTACCCCGTAGTGAATTTTGACATTGCGCGATGTGCATGTGAGGGGTGTCAAAATCTACTACGGGGTTGTCCCCGTAGTGAATTTTGGTTATGCACTCGAGGCGCATGTGATGGTTGTCAAAATCTACTACGGGGTTGTCCCCGTAGTGAATTTTGGTAATGCACTCGAAGCGAATGCGATGGTTGTCAAAATCTACTACGGGGTAATCCCCGTAGTGAATTTTGGTAATGCGAGAAGTGCATCTGTCGACGATGTCAAAATCTACTACGGGGTTATCCCCACCTTTTTGAAGTATCGCCCATGCTTCTGTGATAAAATATGGCTACATGAGCGAACGTTTAGATAATTCTAACGGGAGGTTTTCTAATATGAGAACTTTTTTTCTGTTTCTTCTGTTAGCAGGAGCAACATGCTTCACCCTTGTGTTTGCTTTCTCTGCGAGAGAAGGATATTTGACAGATGTTCTTACGGTTCTCCCTCCTCCTTTGGGTATTCATGGTGCGAAAGTGGGAGAGAATCATGCCGCGTCCGCAACGGACGCGGCTCTCTCTCCCCAATCTGCTTCGGTCTCCACCACCCTCATTTCCTGGTGGCAGAAGTTTAGATGCGCCATTGATTTCCTTGTTCCCGGAGCAACTCCCGCGTATTGTCCAAAACCGATTGAGTCCACGTCTGCTCCTGTCACAGTCACCAACTACTACTCTCTCACCTGGTGGCAACGTTTTCTCTGCGCCATCGACCGCTTTGTCCCGTGGAAGACTCCCGCATATTGTTTCAAAGAAAACATTCCTGCTCCAGTAGTCTCTCCCGAACCCACTTTTGAACCTCCTCTTGTTCTCGAGCCGTCTTCTTCTCCCGAACCTTCTCCCTCTCCCTCTTTTTCTCCACCCCCAAGTTCAAACGGAGGAAGTTTGACTACTTACGTCACCCAAAACCCTACCTACTACAACACCTATACCTCGACAGGAGG
Encoded here:
- the gnd gene encoding phosphogluconate dehydrogenase (NAD(+)-dependent, decarboxylating), producing the protein MKLGYIGLGKMGYNMVLRLHEKGHEVLAYNRSAEPREKIEKEIGIKTTDSLSSFKNLPSPRLIWLMVPEVAEDEIVKELTLILEKGDTIIDGGNSFYKNTIRRGEMLDTYGIHFLDAGVSGGPRGAREGACIMIGGDKEKFKELQSLFADLSLPKAYRFFGSHGAGHFTKMVHNGIEYGMMQAIAEGFAVLKKSDFNLNLKEVADLYNNGSVIESRLVGWLASGYKKYGEDLQDVSSEVAHTGEGKWTVETAKELNIPTPIIEGAYAFRLKSKEKPSYIGKVLSTLRNQFGGHSLK